A region from the Mustela erminea isolate mMusErm1 chromosome 2, mMusErm1.Pri, whole genome shotgun sequence genome encodes:
- the GK2 gene encoding glycerol kinase 2 — translation MAAQKKAVVGPLVGAVVQGTNSTRFLVFNSKTADLLSHHQVELTQEFPKEGWVEQDPKEILQSVHECIDRTCQKLAELSVDVSNIKAIGVSNQRETTVIWDKLTGEPLYNAVVWLDLRTQPTVESLSKKIPGNNNFVKSKTGLPLSTYFSAVKLRWILDNVRHVQKAVEEGRALFGTIDSWLIWSLTGGVNGGVHCTDVTNASRTMLFNIHSLEWDKELCDFFEIPMDILPNVWSSSEIYGLMKAGALEGVPISGCLGDQSAALVGQMCFQEGQAKNTYGTGCFLLYNTGRKCVFSERGLLTTVAYKLGRDKPVCYALEGSVAIAGAVIRWLRDNLGIIETSEEIEILAKDVGTSYGCYFVPAFSGLYGPYWEPSARGIICGLTQFTSKNHIAFAALESVCFQTREILDAMNRDCGIPLSHLQVDGGMTNNKILMQLQADILHIPVMKPAMTETTALGAAMAAGAAEGVGVWSLKPEDLSVIIMERFEPQIKATESEVRYATWKKAVMKSMGWATTESESSDPALFSSLPLGFFIVGSMIMLIGARYISGIPY, via the coding sequence ATGGCAGCCCAGAAGAAGGCGGTTGTGGGGCCGTTGGTGGGGGCAGTGGTCCAAGGGACTAATTCCACTCGCTTTCTGGTTTTCAATTCAAAAACCGCGGATCTCCTTAGTCACCATCAAGTGGAGTTAACCCAAGAGTTCCCCAAAGAAGGATGGGTGGAGCAGGACCCCAAGGAGATTCTCCAGTCCGTCCACGAGTGCATCGACAGGACGTGCCAGAAGCTCGCCGAGCTGAGCGTGGACGTGTCCAACATCAAGGCGATCGGCGTCAGCAACCAGCGGGAGACCACGGTCATCTGGGACAAGCTGACCGGAGAGCCGCTCTACAACGCCGTGGTGtggctcgacctcaggacccaGCCCACCGTCGAGAGCCTCAGCAAGAAAATCCCGGGCAATAACAACTTTGTCAAGTCCAAGACGGGCCTTCCCCTGAGCACCTACTTCAGCGCCGTGAAGCTGCGCTGGATTCTGGACAACGTGAGGCACGTCCAGAAGGCTGTGGAGGAGGGTCGAGCCCTTTTTGGAACCATTGATTCGTGGCTGATCTGGAGTCTGACCGGGGGAGTGAACGGAGGTGTCCACTGCACAGACGTCACAAACGCAAGCAGGACAATGCTTTTCAACATCCACTCTTTGGAATGGGATAAAGAGCTTTGTGACTTTTTTGAGATTCCAATGGACATTCTTCCAAATGTATGGAGTTCTTCTGAGATCTATGGCCTCATGAAAGCTGGGGCCTTGGAAGGTGTGCCGATATCTGGGTGCTTGGGGGACCAGTCCGCCGCCCTGGTCGGACAGATGTGCTTCCAAGAGGGACAAGCCAAAAACACCTATGGGACAGGCTGTTTCTTACTATACAATACAGGTCGTAAGTGTGTATTTTCTGAGCGTGGCCTTTTGACCACAGTGGCTTATAAACTAGGCAGAGACAAGCCAGTATGTTATGCGCTGGAAGGTTCTGTTGCCATAGCGGGTGCTGTTATTCGCTGGTTAAGAGACAATCTTGGGATTATAGAGACGTCGGAAGAAATTGAAATACTTGCTAAAGACGTAGGTACTTCTTATGGCTGCTATTTTGTGCCAGCCTTTTCAGGGTTGTACGGACCTTACTGGGAGCCTAGTGCCAGAGGAATAATCTGTGGCCTCACTCAGTTTACCAGCAAAAATCACATTGCTTTTGCGGCATTAGAATCTGTTTGTTTCCAAACCCGAGAGATTTTGGACGCCATGAATCGTGACTGTGGAATCCCCCTCAGTCATTTgcaggtggatggagggatgacCAACAACAAGATTCTTATGCAGCTACAGGCAGACATTCTGCACATCCCGGTAATGAAGCCCGCTATGACCGAAACAACTGCCCTGGGAGCTGCCATGGCAGCGGGGGCTGCAGAGGGGGTCGGGGTGTGGAGCCTTAAACCCGAGGATTTGTCTGTCATCATTATGGAACGGTTTGAGCCGCAGATCAAGGCGACAGAAAGTGAAGTTCGTTATGCTACATGGAAGAAAGCGGTGATGAAGTCAATGGGTTGGGCCACCACCGAGTCTGAAAGTAGTGATCCTGCTCTCTTCTCTAGTCTGCCCTTGGGCTTTTTTATCGTGGGTAGCATGATAATGTTAATTGGAGCAAGATACATCTCAGGGATACCATATTAA